Proteins encoded in a region of the Gallalistipes aquisgranensis genome:
- a CDS encoding RelA/SpoT family protein produces the protein MENAEVTGIRERYRPLFELAEANFSARSVEMIGRALELAEEKLSGLTRYDGTPLLGHSVATAQIVIGEIGLGRNSTISTLLHDVVRMRMLSPEEAGRMFGDACVGILGGLCNISDVDPKISSEQADNFRELIVSYSTDPRVILIKLADRLEVMRSLSMFPPDKQKKKSWESLNLYAQIAHKLGLYTLKSELEDIALSFLEPEDYNYIHTRLEETARERNLFIAKFLEPIEAKLRQSGLKYHIKSRTKSIFSIWSKMRRMHIPFEEVYDIFALRIIIDCPPEQEKPLCWSVYSIVTDFYTPNPDRMRDWISIPKSNGYESLHTTVVTPDGHWVEIQIRSERMDAVAERGIAAHWRYKGVNQGGLGSEQWLGKLRELMESTDTNHIAERFDTKLASGEIFVFTPNGDLRKLPEGATVLDFAFDIHTNLGATCTGGRVNHRNVPIKEVLHNGDIVEVLTSKNQKPKADWLNFVTTSKARNKIRAYMREEQAKAANLGREELERKIKNWKLPVTMDDAVTVLCKYYKLRTGTELYGQIASEKIGLADVKEIIGKHLSGELTETRTRAPASTVKTAAKNPDALVIDETINHLEYKLAKCCNPIFGDEIFGFITVNAGITIHRTDCPNALRLQERYPYRVLPARWRSDTQQGAFRVSLKVVAEDATGIVNRITEVINRDLKLNIRSMNLSSAGGTLSGLVNVEVPGAGVVDTVIYSLMRIKGVQKVFRVNN, from the coding sequence ATGGAAAATGCGGAGGTAACAGGAATCCGGGAGAGGTATCGTCCTCTTTTCGAGTTGGCGGAGGCCAATTTCAGCGCCCGGAGCGTAGAGATGATCGGCCGGGCGCTCGAGCTGGCCGAAGAGAAACTCTCCGGGCTGACCCGTTACGACGGGACGCCCCTGCTGGGCCATTCGGTAGCTACGGCGCAGATCGTGATCGGCGAAATCGGGCTGGGGCGCAATTCCACTATTTCGACCTTGCTGCACGACGTGGTGCGGATGAGGATGCTTTCGCCCGAGGAGGCGGGCCGTATGTTCGGCGATGCCTGCGTGGGGATACTCGGAGGACTGTGCAATATCTCGGATGTCGATCCCAAGATATCGAGCGAGCAGGCCGACAATTTCCGGGAGCTGATCGTCTCCTATTCCACCGATCCGCGCGTGATTCTCATCAAGCTGGCCGACCGGCTGGAAGTGATGCGTTCGCTCTCCATGTTCCCCCCGGATAAGCAGAAGAAAAAGTCGTGGGAGAGCCTCAACCTTTATGCGCAGATCGCCCACAAGCTGGGGCTCTATACGCTGAAAAGCGAACTGGAGGACATCGCCCTGAGTTTTCTGGAGCCGGAGGATTACAACTACATCCATACGCGGCTCGAGGAGACGGCCCGCGAACGGAACCTGTTCATCGCGAAATTTCTGGAACCGATCGAGGCGAAACTGCGCCAGAGCGGTCTGAAGTACCATATCAAAAGCCGCACCAAGTCGATTTTCTCCATCTGGTCGAAGATGCGTCGCATGCACATCCCGTTTGAAGAGGTGTACGACATTTTCGCCCTGCGGATCATCATCGACTGTCCGCCCGAGCAGGAAAAACCCCTGTGCTGGAGCGTCTACTCCATCGTCACCGATTTCTACACTCCCAATCCCGACCGGATGCGCGACTGGATTTCGATTCCCAAGTCGAACGGTTACGAGTCGCTCCATACGACGGTGGTGACGCCCGACGGCCATTGGGTCGAAATACAGATCCGCTCCGAGCGGATGGATGCCGTAGCCGAGCGGGGTATCGCCGCGCACTGGCGCTACAAGGGGGTCAACCAGGGCGGACTGGGCAGCGAGCAGTGGCTCGGCAAACTGCGCGAACTGATGGAGAGCACCGATACGAACCATATCGCCGAACGGTTCGACACGAAGCTGGCTTCGGGCGAGATATTCGTCTTCACGCCCAACGGCGACCTGCGCAAGTTGCCCGAAGGGGCCACGGTACTCGATTTCGCCTTCGATATCCACACCAATCTGGGCGCCACCTGCACGGGCGGACGGGTCAACCACCGCAACGTGCCGATCAAGGAGGTGCTCCACAACGGCGACATTGTGGAGGTGCTCACCTCGAAGAACCAGAAACCCAAGGCCGACTGGCTCAATTTCGTCACCACGAGCAAGGCCCGCAACAAGATCAGGGCCTACATGCGCGAGGAGCAGGCCAAGGCGGCCAATCTGGGGCGCGAGGAGCTGGAACGCAAGATCAAGAACTGGAAGCTGCCCGTGACGATGGACGACGCCGTGACGGTGCTCTGCAAATACTACAAACTCCGGACGGGAACGGAACTCTACGGACAGATTGCCTCGGAGAAGATCGGCCTGGCGGACGTGAAGGAGATCATCGGGAAGCATCTCAGCGGCGAGCTGACGGAGACGCGGACCCGGGCCCCGGCCTCTACGGTGAAGACCGCCGCGAAGAACCCGGACGCGCTGGTGATCGACGAGACGATCAACCATCTGGAATACAAACTGGCCAAGTGTTGCAACCCGATCTTCGGCGACGAGATTTTCGGGTTTATCACGGTCAATGCGGGCATTACGATCCACCGGACGGATTGCCCCAACGCCCTGCGCCTCCAGGAACGCTATCCCTACCGCGTGCTGCCGGCCCGTTGGCGCAGCGATACGCAGCAGGGGGCCTTCCGCGTGTCGCTCAAGGTGGTGGCCGAGGATGCGACCGGAATCGTCAACCGTATCACAGAGGTCATCAACCGGGACCTGAAGCTCAATATCCGTTCGATGAACCTCTCCTCGGCCGGGGGAACGCTCTCCGGGCTGGTGAACGTGGAGGTGCCCGGAGCCGGCGTGGTCGATACGGTGATCTATTCCCTGATGCGGATCAAGGGGGTTCAGAAAGTGTTCCGCGTCAACAATTAG
- a CDS encoding glycosyltransferase family protein: MVRDKTFVVAALRSWSDTEASPGQAMARELAQENRVLYVNPPVDWMALLGGGGNRETERKNRVLRGSEPAIRRAGSSLWVLEPPLVVSSFSKIYSDLVFDLLNRRNGRRFAEVIRWAMDHLGMGEHYLLIENDFYRGLYLKEYLDPELTVYYRRFDLQQVDFWRRHGERLEPRLVRKSDLVVTADVMLAEQVRAYNYDTYAIGRGTDLEGFDPGHRYRKPSPLYGIPRPLIGMTAPLSVMLQSPDLLYRIACAFPRCSLVLAGGEDALFSRHGLHRLNNVFFMGAKADRELPAYVAQFDACISPEARNGHTRASYPDSVVRYLALGKNVVATATDPLFPFGEHLALARSDGHFLELLERALFEPPPEGLRRERARFARTFSWRDCVQRLYAVMELVLSEREEEDGCREEELTVS; encoded by the coding sequence ATGGTGCGAGATAAGACGTTCGTGGTGGCGGCGCTCCGGTCGTGGAGCGATACGGAGGCTTCCCCGGGTCAGGCGATGGCCCGGGAGCTTGCGCAGGAGAACCGTGTGCTTTACGTCAATCCTCCGGTCGACTGGATGGCCCTGCTGGGCGGTGGCGGAAACCGGGAGACGGAGCGCAAGAACCGAGTGCTGCGGGGCAGCGAACCGGCCATCCGCCGGGCCGGCTCTTCGCTGTGGGTGCTCGAACCCCCGCTGGTGGTCTCCTCGTTTTCGAAAATCTATTCCGATCTGGTGTTCGACCTGCTGAACCGCCGCAACGGACGCCGCTTTGCGGAGGTGATCCGTTGGGCGATGGATCATCTGGGGATGGGAGAGCATTACCTGCTGATCGAAAACGACTTTTACCGGGGGCTCTACCTGAAGGAATACCTCGATCCCGAACTTACGGTCTATTACCGCCGCTTCGATTTGCAGCAGGTCGATTTCTGGCGGCGGCACGGCGAACGGCTCGAGCCCCGGCTCGTACGCAAGAGCGACCTGGTGGTGACGGCAGACGTGATGTTGGCCGAACAGGTGCGCGCTTACAATTACGATACCTACGCCATCGGCCGGGGCACCGATCTGGAAGGGTTCGATCCGGGACACCGCTACCGCAAACCGTCCCCGCTGTACGGTATTCCACGTCCGCTGATCGGCATGACGGCGCCGCTGAGCGTCATGCTCCAGTCTCCGGACCTGCTCTACCGGATCGCCTGCGCTTTCCCCCGCTGTTCGCTGGTGCTGGCGGGAGGGGAAGACGCCCTTTTCTCCCGGCACGGACTGCACCGGTTGAACAATGTCTTTTTCATGGGGGCGAAGGCGGACCGGGAGTTGCCCGCCTATGTCGCCCAGTTCGATGCGTGCATCAGTCCCGAGGCGCGCAACGGGCATACCCGTGCATCCTATCCCGACAGCGTGGTGCGCTATCTGGCACTGGGAAAAAACGTCGTGGCGACGGCTACCGATCCGCTGTTCCCCTTCGGGGAGCACCTGGCGCTGGCCCGCAGCGACGGACATTTCCTGGAGTTGCTGGAGAGGGCGCTCTTCGAACCTCCTCCGGAGGGACTGCGCCGCGAAAGGGCCCGTTTCGCCCGGACCTTTTCGTGGCGCGACTGCGTGCAGCGGCTCTATGCCGTGATGGAACTGGTGCTTTCCGAGCGGGAGGAGGAAGACGGGTGCCGGGAGGAGGAGCTGACAGTGAGCTGA
- the pyrF gene encoding orotidine-5'-phosphate decarboxylase, which produces MNANQLFEQIEKKRSFLCVGLDTDLKKTPECLSGADDPQFEFNRAVIDATAPYTVCYKPNLAFYEENGPAGLASFEKTCRYLRERYPEMFVIADAKRGDIGNTSQMYARAFFDEGLVDAVTLSPYMGRDTVEPFYNYPGRWAVILALTSNPSASDFEMLRLENGDYLYEQVLKVSRSWGTTDDTMYVVGATQARMLRSIRKIVPHHFLLVPGVGAQGGSLAEVAEFGMNKRCGLLVNSSRGIIYADRTERFAEAAGAKAAEMQRQMETLLGRFLPR; this is translated from the coding sequence ATGAACGCCAATCAGCTTTTCGAGCAGATCGAGAAAAAACGCAGTTTCCTCTGCGTGGGTCTGGATACCGACCTGAAAAAGACTCCCGAGTGCCTCTCCGGGGCGGACGATCCCCAGTTCGAGTTCAACCGGGCCGTAATAGACGCGACGGCTCCCTATACCGTGTGCTACAAGCCGAACCTCGCCTTCTACGAGGAGAACGGACCGGCCGGGCTGGCCAGTTTCGAGAAGACGTGCCGCTATCTGCGGGAGCGTTATCCGGAGATGTTCGTCATCGCCGATGCCAAACGGGGCGACATAGGCAATACGTCGCAGATGTATGCGCGTGCCTTTTTCGACGAGGGGCTGGTGGACGCCGTGACCCTGTCGCCCTATATGGGGCGCGACACGGTGGAGCCGTTTTACAACTATCCCGGCCGCTGGGCCGTGATCCTGGCCCTGACCTCCAATCCGAGTGCCTCCGATTTCGAGATGCTGCGGCTGGAGAACGGCGATTACCTTTACGAGCAGGTGCTCAAGGTGTCGCGCAGCTGGGGTACGACGGATGACACGATGTACGTGGTGGGGGCTACGCAGGCCCGGATGCTGCGGAGCATCCGCAAGATCGTGCCGCATCACTTCCTTCTGGTGCCCGGGGTGGGTGCGCAGGGCGGAAGCCTGGCCGAGGTGGCCGAGTTCGGGATGAACAAGCGGTGCGGCCTGCTGGTCAACTCCTCGCGCGGAATCATCTATGCCGACCGCACGGAGCGGTTTGCCGAGGCGGCCGGGGCGAAGGCCGCCGAGATGCAGCGCCAGATGGAGACCCTGCTCGGGCGATTCCTCCCCCGCTGA
- the prfA gene encoding peptide chain release factor 1 codes for MAENSLLSRLEGLKLKFEEIGQQMTDPEVIADMKRFVALNKEYKELQPVVEAGGRYRTAVANLQEAKDLYATEKDEEMREMARQEIAELEPRIGALEEEIKLLLIPKDPQDEKNAILEIRGGTGGDEAAIFAGDLFRMYTKYIERKGWKYEVNSMSEGAAGGFKEVVLKVTGDSVYGTLKYESGVHRVQRVPQTETQGRVHTSAASVAVLPEAEEFDIDLNMNDIRKDTFCASGPGGQSVNTTYSAIRLTHIPTGIVVQCQDQKSQLKNFDKALEELRTRIFNLEYAKYLEEIASKRKTMVSTGDRSAKIRTYNYPQGRITDHRINYTIYNLSAFMDGDIQDCIDHLIVAENAERLRASEE; via the coding sequence ATGGCAGAGAACAGCTTGCTTTCCCGTCTGGAGGGACTGAAACTGAAGTTCGAGGAGATCGGACAGCAGATGACCGACCCCGAGGTGATCGCCGACATGAAGAGATTCGTGGCCCTCAACAAGGAGTACAAGGAGTTGCAGCCCGTCGTCGAGGCTGGCGGCCGCTACCGTACGGCCGTGGCCAATCTGCAGGAGGCCAAGGACCTCTATGCCACCGAGAAGGACGAGGAGATGCGTGAGATGGCCCGCCAGGAGATCGCCGAACTCGAACCCCGCATCGGGGCCCTCGAGGAGGAGATCAAACTGCTGCTCATCCCGAAGGACCCCCAGGACGAGAAGAATGCCATCCTCGAAATCCGCGGCGGTACGGGCGGCGACGAGGCTGCCATCTTCGCGGGCGACCTGTTCCGCATGTACACCAAATATATCGAGCGGAAAGGCTGGAAATACGAGGTCAACAGCATGAGCGAGGGGGCCGCCGGAGGCTTCAAGGAGGTGGTGCTGAAGGTGACGGGAGACAGTGTGTACGGAACGCTCAAGTATGAGTCGGGCGTGCACCGCGTACAGCGCGTGCCGCAGACCGAGACGCAGGGGCGCGTCCACACCTCCGCCGCATCGGTGGCCGTGCTGCCCGAGGCCGAGGAGTTCGACATCGACCTCAACATGAACGACATCCGCAAGGATACCTTCTGTGCGTCGGGACCCGGCGGACAGTCGGTCAATACGACCTATTCGGCCATCCGGCTGACCCATATCCCCACGGGGATCGTGGTGCAGTGCCAGGACCAGAAGTCGCAGCTCAAGAATTTCGACAAGGCGCTGGAGGAGTTGCGTACGCGTATCTTCAACCTCGAATACGCGAAGTATCTGGAGGAGATCGCCTCCAAGCGGAAGACGATGGTCTCGACGGGCGACCGGAGCGCCAAGATCCGCACCTACAACTATCCGCAGGGCCGGATCACCGACCACCGGATCAACTACACGATTTACAACCTTTCCGCTTTCATGGACGGCGACATCCAGGACTGCATCGACCATCTGATCGTGGCCGAGAATGCCGAGCGCCTGCGTGCCAGCGAGGAGTAG
- the xseA gene encoding exodeoxyribonuclease VII large subunit — MSETRHLTLQQLQARIKESLDGAFPLPVWVVAEISELKVNYSGHCYMELVEKGGDNQVPRAKCSAIVWRSTWGALSSYFASATGSPLGAGMKVLLKVSVNYHELYGLSLTVSDIDPLYTLGDMERQRQETILRLQEEGVYDMNRSLDMPPVIQRIAVVSSRNAAGFQDFMKELGRSPYAFDVTLFDAFMQGNEAEASIIAALERVADEADRFDVAVVIRGGGSQSDLACFNSYRLCSHLAQFPLPVLTGIGHDKDQSVADLVAALALKTPTAVAAHLADGLARFDTWLDTLRDEVTGQTVTMLDQARRSLQEYGFSLSRTATELTRSLELRLERLSGEVVRRSEALLTAGRTRTDGFRTLLAERTHTLLTARGRHIAMLESLTESRRPEKILALGFSVVRSGGKAVKDGAALREGDPVRITFARGEKEAIIR, encoded by the coding sequence ATGTCCGAAACCAGACACCTCACCCTGCAACAACTCCAGGCCCGGATCAAGGAGAGCCTCGACGGGGCGTTCCCGCTGCCCGTGTGGGTCGTGGCAGAGATCAGCGAACTGAAGGTGAACTACTCGGGCCACTGCTACATGGAGCTGGTCGAGAAGGGTGGCGACAACCAGGTGCCCCGCGCCAAATGCAGCGCCATCGTGTGGCGTTCGACATGGGGCGCCCTTTCCTCCTATTTCGCATCGGCCACCGGAAGCCCGCTGGGCGCAGGGATGAAGGTACTGCTGAAGGTCTCGGTCAACTATCACGAACTGTACGGACTCTCGCTCACCGTAAGCGACATCGACCCGCTCTACACCCTCGGCGACATGGAACGCCAGCGGCAGGAGACCATCCTGCGTCTGCAGGAAGAGGGGGTTTACGACATGAACCGGAGCCTCGACATGCCGCCCGTCATCCAGCGGATCGCCGTGGTCTCCTCGCGCAACGCGGCCGGTTTCCAGGACTTCATGAAGGAGCTGGGACGCAGTCCCTATGCCTTCGACGTGACGCTCTTCGACGCCTTCATGCAGGGAAACGAGGCCGAAGCCTCGATCATCGCCGCATTGGAACGTGTGGCGGACGAGGCCGACCGCTTCGACGTGGCAGTGGTGATCCGGGGAGGCGGTTCGCAGAGCGACCTGGCCTGCTTCAACTCCTACCGTCTGTGCAGCCACCTGGCCCAGTTCCCGCTGCCGGTGCTCACGGGCATCGGCCATGACAAGGACCAGAGCGTGGCCGATCTGGTGGCGGCCCTCGCCCTGAAGACCCCGACCGCCGTGGCGGCCCATCTGGCCGACGGCCTGGCCCGGTTCGACACGTGGCTCGACACGCTCCGCGACGAAGTGACGGGGCAGACCGTCACCATGCTCGACCAGGCCCGCCGCTCCCTTCAGGAATACGGCTTCTCCCTCTCCCGGACGGCCACGGAACTGACCCGTTCGCTGGAACTGCGCCTGGAGCGCCTTTCCGGAGAGGTGGTCCGCCGCAGCGAAGCGCTTCTCACGGCAGGCCGCACCCGCACGGACGGCTTCCGGACGCTGCTCGCCGAACGGACGCACACGCTGCTCACCGCACGTGGACGCCACATCGCCATGCTGGAATCCCTGACCGAAAGCCGCAGGCCGGAGAAAATCCTCGCGCTGGGTTTTTCCGTGGTACGCAGCGGAGGGAAAGCCGTCAAGGACGGTGCAGCGCTCCGGGAAGGCGACCCCGTGCGGATCACCTTCGCACGCGGCGAAAAAGAGGCGATCATACGATAG
- the xseB gene encoding exodeoxyribonuclease VII small subunit: protein MESKETKPTYSEAIREIETILDRFSREEFDVDALAAQVKRATELIRLCKKKLKKAEDDVAKVLKEE from the coding sequence ATGGAAAGCAAAGAGACGAAACCCACTTACAGCGAGGCGATCCGCGAGATCGAGACGATCCTCGACCGGTTCAGCCGGGAGGAGTTCGACGTGGACGCGCTGGCCGCACAGGTGAAACGGGCGACGGAGCTGATCCGGCTCTGCAAGAAAAAGCTGAAAAAGGCCGAGGACGACGTGGCCAAGGTGCTGAAAGAGGAATAG
- a CDS encoding class I SAM-dependent methyltransferase has product MKRAIRYVLNHVPRRHIQRVVHLVTPVLGLAYAGRGSECPVCGAHYRRFLPYGYVTPRANALCPRCLALERHRLMWLYLVRETDFFTARPRVLHVAPEHCFIKRFERALGDRYVTADLESPLAKVKMDIQRIPFPDDSFDVIFCNHILEHVEDDRLALREMFRVMRPGGWGILLSPVNYEREVTYEDPSITDEAGRERAFGQKDHVRDYGRDYPDRLAEAGFSVESIDYAATLTPEEVARYALRHEIVYLVRKHK; this is encoded by the coding sequence ATGAAACGAGCGATCCGATACGTACTGAACCACGTTCCGCGCCGCCACATCCAGCGGGTAGTCCACCTGGTGACCCCGGTGCTGGGGCTGGCCTATGCAGGACGGGGCTCGGAGTGTCCCGTGTGCGGGGCGCATTACCGCAGATTCCTGCCTTACGGATATGTCACGCCACGCGCCAATGCGCTCTGTCCCCGCTGTCTCGCGCTGGAGAGACACCGGCTCATGTGGCTCTATCTGGTGCGGGAGACCGACTTTTTCACCGCCCGTCCCCGGGTGCTGCACGTGGCTCCGGAACACTGTTTCATCAAAAGGTTCGAGCGGGCGCTGGGCGACCGGTACGTGACGGCCGACCTGGAGTCGCCGCTGGCCAAGGTAAAAATGGACATTCAGCGGATTCCCTTTCCGGACGACAGTTTCGACGTCATCTTCTGCAACCACATTCTGGAACACGTGGAGGACGACCGGCTGGCTCTGCGCGAAATGTTCCGGGTGATGCGCCCCGGCGGGTGGGGCATCCTGCTCTCACCGGTCAATTACGAACGGGAGGTCACCTACGAAGACCCCTCGATCACCGACGAGGCGGGCCGAGAACGGGCTTTCGGCCAGAAAGACCACGTGCGCGACTACGGCAGGGACTACCCCGACCGGCTGGCCGAAGCGGGTTTCTCCGTCGAGTCGATCGACTACGCCGCCACCCTCACCCCCGAAGAGGTCGCCCGGTACGCCCTGCGCCACGAAATCGTCTACCTCGTGCGCAAACACAAATAA
- a CDS encoding PH domain-containing protein — MEEIFRYKFDRRSKRITAAVIVAVTAAFCVILWFGVGGYLSAWFLFFVLAVAALYILSIPRYVRVDDEAFEIHCVVELTRIHIGDVKSAVRLDADAMRYAFPLLGSYGFFGYYGYYYDLREWQTIKVYAKRWDDFVQVEDIYEQKYVVSCPDPDALVAAVNRARKRYLDRDFREQNHRP, encoded by the coding sequence ATGGAAGAGATTTTCAGATATAAGTTCGACAGGCGCAGCAAGCGCATCACCGCAGCGGTGATCGTGGCGGTGACGGCCGCTTTCTGCGTGATCCTGTGGTTCGGTGTGGGGGGCTACCTCTCTGCGTGGTTCCTCTTTTTCGTGCTGGCGGTGGCGGCGCTCTATATCCTTTCCATTCCGCGATACGTGAGGGTGGATGACGAAGCGTTCGAGATACACTGCGTGGTGGAGCTGACCCGCATCCATATCGGGGATGTGAAGTCGGCGGTCCGGCTCGATGCCGACGCCATGCGCTACGCTTTCCCCCTGCTGGGCAGTTACGGCTTTTTCGGCTATTACGGTTATTATTACGACCTGCGGGAGTGGCAGACGATCAAGGTGTATGCCAAACGATGGGACGATTTCGTGCAGGTCGAGGACATCTACGAACAGAAGTACGTGGTGAGCTGCCCCGATCCCGACGCTCTGGTCGCCGCGGTGAACCGGGCCCGGAAACGCTATCTGGACCGGGACTTCCGGGAGCAGAATCATCGTCCCTGA
- a CDS encoding 2-C-methyl-D-erythritol 4-phosphate cytidylyltransferase has protein sequence MEKTAVIIVAGGSGTRMGSEVPKQFLPLAGRPVLVHTLERFLATLPRADVVVVLPAGETTRWEAICREYALEGTHRVCPGGENRFLSVKAGLAMVPDADFVLVQDGVRPLASGELIRRVLDTARRTGAAVPVAEPADSFRRVDAEGVSAAVDRSSLRSVQTPQGFRGELLRQAYRQPWCAAFTDDATVVERAGVRIALCEGERSNIKITTPFDMVVAGAWIGRTEP, from the coding sequence ATGGAAAAGACGGCGGTCATCATCGTGGCCGGAGGTTCCGGTACCCGTATGGGATCGGAGGTTCCCAAACAGTTCCTGCCGCTGGCGGGACGTCCGGTGCTGGTGCACACGCTGGAGCGGTTTCTCGCAACGCTTCCGCGGGCCGATGTCGTGGTGGTGCTTCCTGCCGGGGAGACGACCCGCTGGGAGGCGATCTGCCGGGAGTACGCCCTGGAGGGAACACACCGGGTATGTCCGGGCGGGGAGAACCGTTTCCTTTCGGTGAAGGCCGGGCTGGCGATGGTTCCCGATGCGGATTTCGTCCTGGTGCAGGACGGCGTGCGGCCGCTGGCGAGCGGAGAGCTGATCCGCCGTGTGCTCGATACGGCACGCCGGACGGGAGCTGCCGTTCCTGTGGCCGAACCGGCCGATTCGTTCCGTCGGGTGGATGCGGAGGGTGTTTCCGCGGCCGTGGACCGCTCTTCGCTGAGGTCCGTGCAGACTCCGCAGGGTTTTCGCGGGGAACTGCTCCGGCAGGCCTATCGGCAGCCGTGGTGTGCCGCCTTCACGGACGATGCGACGGTCGTGGAGCGTGCCGGAGTACGGATCGCCCTGTGCGAGGGCGAGCGGAGCAATATCAAGATCACCACGCCGTTCGACATGGTGGTCGCCGGGGCCTGGATCGGCCGTACGGAGCCATAG
- a CDS encoding NAD-dependent epimerase/dehydratase family protein gives MQSRAEDAAGDVFAPGAKIIVTGATGMVGSHLVAELLRRGCSQLVLPVRNPARAERLYATLEREGVISSSGALRIVEAALNNPLELAGLLEGTDTVFHCAARVSLDGGGAEEMIETNVEMTAHLVNAALTCGVRRFMHVSSIAALGTAPDGGLTDETATLESLAGTSPYGIGKFFAENEVWRGVTEGLRAVVVNPAVILGAGDWRTGSPAIVPVLAGGSFFYPQGATGFVDVHDVARALADLAGCGGAVGERFILCGGNLSYRELLEAGARAAGRRGPKMKAGPKLLAAAVKTARIFGGRALLSQELADILSRSCRYDGSKIGRYLPSFVYTSPERSVARLVALYREDRKKR, from the coding sequence ATGCAGAGTAGAGCGGAAGATGCCGCCGGGGACGTTTTCGCTCCCGGGGCGAAAATCATCGTGACCGGGGCGACCGGCATGGTGGGCAGTCATCTGGTGGCGGAACTGTTGCGGCGGGGTTGTTCGCAGTTGGTGCTGCCCGTCCGGAATCCGGCGCGGGCGGAACGGCTGTACGCCACGCTGGAGCGCGAAGGGGTGATCTCTTCGTCGGGGGCGTTGCGTATCGTGGAGGCTGCGCTGAACAATCCGCTCGAACTGGCCGGACTGCTGGAAGGTACGGACACCGTGTTCCATTGTGCGGCCCGGGTGTCGCTGGACGGCGGCGGGGCGGAGGAGATGATCGAGACCAACGTGGAGATGACGGCCCACCTGGTCAATGCCGCGCTGACGTGCGGGGTGAGGCGTTTCATGCATGTGAGTTCGATCGCGGCACTCGGCACGGCGCCCGACGGCGGCCTGACGGATGAGACCGCGACGCTGGAGAGTCTGGCAGGAACCTCCCCCTACGGAATCGGCAAGTTTTTCGCCGAAAACGAAGTCTGGCGGGGCGTGACCGAGGGATTGCGGGCCGTGGTGGTCAACCCGGCCGTGATTCTCGGGGCCGGCGACTGGCGTACGGGCAGTCCCGCGATCGTTCCCGTGCTCGCCGGCGGTTCCTTTTTCTACCCGCAGGGGGCGACCGGATTCGTTGACGTGCACGATGTGGCTCGGGCGCTGGCCGATCTGGCCGGATGCGGGGGAGCTGTCGGAGAGCGTTTCATCCTCTGCGGAGGCAATCTCTCCTACCGGGAGCTGCTCGAAGCCGGAGCCCGGGCCGCCGGCCGGAGGGGACCGAAGATGAAGGCGGGCCCGAAGTTGCTGGCTGCGGCGGTGAAAACGGCCCGGATATTCGGAGGAAGGGCTCTCCTTTCGCAGGAGCTGGCGGATATTCTCTCCCGCAGCTGTCGCTACGACGGCAGTAAAATCGGCCGTTATCTTCCTTCGTTCGTTTATACGTCTCCGGAGCGGAGCGTCGCCCGGCTGGTGGCCTTGTACAGAGAAGACAGAAAAAAGAGATAG